One part of the Vigna radiata var. radiata cultivar VC1973A unplaced genomic scaffold, Vradiata_ver6 scaffold_320, whole genome shotgun sequence genome encodes these proteins:
- the LOC106754623 gene encoding metalloendoproteinase 1, whose translation MDQIDQEFILIKMKPYLFAFLLLFLLLLHQSHFAKAAVGSSFLSKINSAGRINKDQEKKIKYLENSKKLIDAANAYLEYLNKKKEKKKPNPTLPNLPLKEERRLNEERKGFAPLKEYLSNFGYLPSSDSFNNTVDQQTLSAIKKFQESFNLPVTADILKLISLPRCAVPDMNFNYGFSQNVSWPKARHRWFRKTNLTYGFLPESEVEPNAIKVFKSAFTRWADATAFLNLTETAYDHADIKVGFYNFSDVLVGDLYGFSLITQNPQSNVKTAVIKLNDILFWALPSEKGDLSAKDGVLDLESAAMHQIGHLLGFDHSFMHDSIMYPYILPSQERKVELSNSDKNNIKKKYANR comes from the coding sequence ATGGATCAAATCGACCAagaatttatattgataaagatGAAACCCTACCTTTTTGCGTTCCTGTTATTGTTCCTTCTACTTCTCCACCAATCCCATTTCGCAAAGGCTGCTGTTGggtcttcttttctctctaagATCAATTCTGCTGGGAGAATTAACAAAgaccaagaaaagaaaataaaatatttggagAATTCCAAAAAACTCATCGACGCTGCGAATGCATACTTGGagtatttgaataaaaaaaaagaaaaaaagaaaccaaatcCCACACTACCAAACCTGCCACTGAAAGAGGAAAGAAGACTGAATGAGGAAAGAAAAGGCTTCGCTCCACTCAAAGAATACCTTTCTAACTTTGGCTATCTTCCATCCTCCGACTCATTCAACAACACTGTCGACCAACAAACATTATCAGCCATCAAGAAATTCCAGGAATCTTTCAATCTCCCAGTTACCGCCGACATCCTTAAACTGATCTCGCTACCACGATGTGCTGTCCCCGACATGAATTTCAACTACGGCTTCTCCCAAAATGTGTCGTGGCCCAAAGCCCGTCATCGCTGGTTCCGAAAGACAAACCTCACATACGGTTTTCTTCCGGAGAGTGAAGTCGAACCCAACGCCATCAAAGTCTTCAAAAGTGCATTCACGCGGTGGGCGGATGCCACAGCGTTTTTGAACCTGACGGAGACAGCCTACGACCACGCGGACATTAAGGTTGGATTCTACAATTTCTCTGATGTCCTTGTCGGCGACTTGTATGGCTTCAGCTTAATAACGCAGAACCCTCAGTCTAACGTGAAGACAGCTGTAATAAAACTCAACGACATTCTGTTTTGGGCGCTGCCCAGTGAAAAAGGTGACTTGTCGGCGAAGGATGGAGTTCTGGACTTGGAGAGTGCGGCCATGCATCAGATAGGGCATTTGCTTGGATTTGATCACTCTTTCATGCATGACTCTATTATGTACCCTTACATTTTGCCATCGCAGGAACGAAAGGTTGAACTCTCCAATTCTGACAAGAACAACATTAAGAAAAAGTATGCCAACCGTTGA